CAAAGCTTCGTGATTTTTTATCCACAAACCAAGAGGTTTGATTTTTATTTCAGGAAATAGCTTCAAAACAACTTCATAGTACTTTTTGATATTCTCTTTACCTACTAATGTTAAAGTTTCCGGATAAAGCTCTTTTATTTTGGGGTCATATAGCTCTGCCGTTTCTGCATAATTTTCTATAATTTTGTCTATATTGTGCTCGTTCCAACCATCTATCCAGCTGTCTACTGTCTGTTGAATGGGAGATTTCGTCATAGTTCCTCCTTACAGATTTTTGAATGTATCTTCAACAGCATTTAATGTATCACTTATATCTTCCTCACTGTGAG
This genomic stretch from Persephonella hydrogeniphila harbors:
- a CDS encoding nuclear transport factor 2 family protein, encoding MTKSPIQQTVDSWIDGWNEHNIDKIIENYAETAELYDPKIKELYPETLTLVGKENIKKYYEVVLKLFPEIKIKPLGLWIKNHEALLEYYVYTQKDAKADVISKFYMNRENKIQGHFVYYGLSYKEIEEVNNS